The following are encoded together in the Paludisphaera mucosa genome:
- a CDS encoding DUF6321 domain-containing protein: MAASTRSSSSAKARKDPEGGLTAAGRAYFQKTEGANLKPGVKKPLSAMTPEEMKRKGSFLRRHYATLRGPLRDEDGKPTRLALQAHAWGEPVPKTAEAAQKLAEKGTRLLERYRRSKAKAGGASRKKAEA, from the coding sequence ATGGCCGCCAGCACCCGCTCGTCATCCTCCGCCAAGGCTCGCAAGGACCCCGAGGGGGGCCTGACCGCGGCCGGGCGGGCGTATTTCCAGAAGACCGAGGGTGCGAACCTCAAGCCGGGCGTGAAGAAGCCGCTCAGCGCGATGACGCCCGAAGAGATGAAACGCAAGGGCTCGTTCCTGCGACGGCATTACGCGACCCTGCGCGGGCCGCTACGCGACGAGGACGGCAAGCCCACGCGGCTGGCCCTGCAAGCCCACGCCTGGGGCGAGCCCGTCCCCAAGACGGCCGAGGCCGCACAGAAGCTCGCCGAGAAGGGGACCCGGCTGCTCGAACGCTATCGCAGGTCCAAGGCGAAGGCCGGCGGCGCGTCCCGGAAGAAGGCGGAGGCCTGA
- a CDS encoding DUF5872 domain-containing protein, which produces MATAKKAAASKTARKSSPATYTDPDLRDRLKAEIQAGEKGGKSGQWSARKSQLLATEYKKAGGGYKKPRGKKTEAQQNLDAWTDQEWTTEDGKPAVREGETARYLPKEAWEKLSPAERKATEAKKKAGSRKGKQVVTNTAAARRARKKTST; this is translated from the coding sequence GTGGCCACGGCGAAGAAGGCGGCGGCCTCGAAGACGGCCCGCAAGTCGTCCCCCGCGACCTACACGGACCCCGACCTGCGCGACCGGCTGAAGGCCGAGATCCAGGCCGGCGAAAAGGGGGGCAAATCGGGCCAATGGAGCGCCCGCAAGTCGCAACTCCTGGCGACCGAGTACAAGAAGGCCGGCGGCGGCTACAAGAAGCCGCGCGGCAAAAAGACCGAGGCCCAGCAAAACCTCGACGCGTGGACAGACCAGGAGTGGACCACCGAGGACGGCAAGCCCGCCGTCCGCGAAGGCGAAACCGCGCGTTACCTGCCGAAGGAAGCTTGGGAGAAGCTCTCGCCCGCCGAGCGGAAGGCGACTGAGGCGAAGAAGAAGGCGGGCTCGCGCAAGGGGAAGCAGGTCGTCACCAACACCGCGGCGGCCCGGCGCGCACGCAAGAAGACGTCTACCTGA